A window of Oncorhynchus tshawytscha isolate Ot180627B linkage group LG10, Otsh_v2.0, whole genome shotgun sequence contains these coding sequences:
- the LOC112259909 gene encoding prostaglandin D2 receptor 2: MTNSSRSPGYCPLIQAMVNASVPSNSSAEVGALSLATVCLHGLVSSFGILENILILGVVGFRVRRTVISVWIINLAASDLLATASLPFFTIFLARGGTWTLGTTFCKLHSSIFFLNMFVSAFLLAAISLDRCLVVHKPVWVHNRRNVQLVGRVCGIIWALAVLCTVPYYLFRDTIHRHDGRVMCYYNYAQYLPVREFDLKELCEARQDALAFSKLLLAFILPLVVIVWSYVSVTIGIARRGRNRHPFRFVRLVVAVLMSFVVCWAPYHVFSILEAVAQYRPSLRGLVASGLPPTASLAFLNSVLNPILYVFSCPDLCHKIRQSLAAVMESVLAEDLGEWSRRQSTQRSSSSTSELLLRGRRSLNNAPSLRGRDFRAEEEAAQKTKEPHPAN; this comes from the coding sequence ATGACCAATTCTAGCCGCAGCCCCGGCTACTGCCCTCTCATCCAGGCCATGGTGAACGCCAGCGTACCCTCCAACTCCTCGGCTGAGGTGGGGGCTCTGAGCCTGGCCACGGTGTGTCTCCACGGCCTGGTCTCCTCCTTCGGCATCCTGGAGAACATTCTCATCCTGGGGGTTGTGGGTTTCCGTGTCCGCCGTACCGTCATCAGCGTGTGGATCATCAACCTGGCTGCCTCGGACCTCTTGGCCACGGCGTCACTCCCCTTCTTCACCATCTTCCTGGCCCGCGGAGGCACCTGGACCCTGGGCACCACCTTCTGCAAACTCCACTCCTCCATCTTCTTCCTCAACATGTTCGTCAGCGCCTTCCTGCTTGCGGCCATCTCTCTGGACCGCTGTCTGGTGGTTCACAAGCCTGTCTGGGTCCATAACCGGAGGAACGTGCAGCTGGTTGGCAGGGTATGTGGAATCATCTGGGCCCTGGCTGTGCTCTGTACGGTACCGTACTACCTGTTCCGGGATACTATTCATCGGCATGACGGGAGAGTCATGTGTTACTATAACTACGCTCAGTATCTCCCAGTTAGGGAGTTTGACCTAAAAGAGCTGTGTGAGGCTCGCCAGGATGCCCTGGCCTTCTCTAAGCTCCTCCTGGCCTTCATTCTTCCCCTGGTGGTCATTGTGTGGAGCTATGTATCAGTGACCATTGGTATCGCGCGGCGTGGCCGCAACCGGCACCCTTTCCGGTTCGTTAGACTAGTGGTAGCAGTGTTGATGAGCTTTGTGGTCTGCTGGGCTCCATACCACGTCTTCAGCATCCTGGAGGCTGTAGCTCAGTATCGACCCTCCCTCCGGGGCCTCGTGGCCAGCGGCCTGCCCCCCACCGCCAGCCTAGCCTTCCTCAACAGTGTGCTAAACCCCATCCTCTATGTGTTCAGCTGTCCGGACCTGTGCCATAAGATCAGACAGTCCCTTGCGGCAGTAATGGAGAGCGTGCTGGCGGAGGACCTAGGGGAGTGGTCACGGCGACAAAGCACGCAGAGATCTTCCAGCAGTACCTCAGAGCTGCTGCTGAGGGGGAGGAGGTCCCTCAACAATGCCCCCAGCCTGAGAGGAAGAGACTTCAGGGCGGAGGAGGAGGCGGCACAGAAGACGAAGGAACCACACCCTGCTAACTGA